In Hydractinia symbiolongicarpus strain clone_291-10 chromosome 13, HSymV2.1, whole genome shotgun sequence, a single genomic region encodes these proteins:
- the LOC130623953 gene encoding vacuolar protein sorting-associated protein 29-like, with protein MVLVLVLGDLHIPDRKSGLPNKFKKLLVPGKIQHILCTGNLCTKDSYDYLKTLASDVNIVRGDFDENITYPEQKVVSVGSFKIGLCHGHQIVPWGDPESLAMVQRQLGVDILISGHTHRFEAYEHEGKFYVNPGSATGAYNALDSNVVPSFVLMDIQSGTVVAYVYQLHGDDVKVDRIEYKK; from the exons ATGGTG CTGGTGCTTGTCCTTGGTGATTTACACATCCCTGACCGTAAAAGTGGTTTgcctaataaatttaaaaaattattg GTTCCCGGAAAAATTCAACACATTTTATGTACAGGAAACCTATGTACCAAGGACTCGTATGACTATCTGAAGACACTGGCTAGCGATGTCAATATTGTTCGTGGTGATTTCGATGAG AACATCACCTATCCAGAACAGAAAGTAGTAAGTGTAGGTTcgtttaaaattggtttgtgtCATGGTCACCAGATAGTTCCATGGGGAGATCCAGAATCTTTGGCTATG GTGCAACGTCAACTTGGTGTAGACATCTTAATATCAGGACATACACACAGG TTCGAGGCATATGAACACGAAGGAAAATTTTACGTCAATCCAGGATCAGCGACCGGAGCTTACAATGCCTTAGATTC TAATGTCGTCCCTTCGTTCGTGTTAATGGATATTCAGTCCGGAACAGTGGTAGCTTACGTGTATCAGTTACATGGAGACGACGTCAAAGTGGATAGgattgaatacaagaaataa
- the LOC130623789 gene encoding sin3 histone deacetylase corepressor complex component SDS3-like has product MTKDLGAQSPADSPSDDLYKSKRGRRPSQAKLAMLESKKLFADKKRFLDADDNKRQVKKKKLTADNNAKNASKIKKKKNAKGKGIDEVRNGKKNFKKEKPEDDRKRRRRRNVVSRYDADYSDDELSSEEELWGDSKRNSLRSTDHCYDDRDDLFFESDDDGEDDDLDNDILQNSDEDTEDASETDMATLEEEISEMKEQMYQEKIKELKGKLEKLQNKTLPEFVCKLEELQKQKEEWIRRAYAFKAYEEREIEREYEREKKLSKQDFEQKKDELKEILINELHEKKKMIETEKSTLELTGGMNSILPLEVKPAVTRKLRRRPNDPPPVTEKKRKTATMQLNILLTEEQVLADLKKLNKHHKSPPEEKPILKNVKTDNKCDPAVFPDGSDAKIKDEKLYFNKEWYQSGDPIYLNTRDRERFNAQIHSITSKGEIWIKKLTEGTRLKIYVGHLQRGKYAIERRDMNNTKK; this is encoded by the exons ATGACAAAGGATTTAGGTGCACAATCACCAGCAGATTCTCCCAGTGATGACCTATATAAATCTAAAAGAGGCCGTAGACCCTCGCAAGCAAAGTTGGCAATGTTGGAATCCAAAAAATTGTTTGCCGATAAGAAGAGGTTTCTTGATGCTGATGATAATAAAAGGcaagttaaaaagaagaaattaacTGCTGATAACAATGCTAAAAATGCttcaaaaataaagaagaaaaagaatgcAAAG ggaaAGGGCATAGATGAAGTACGAAATGGaaagaaaaactttaaaaaagaaaaaccagaG GATGACAGGAAAAGGCGTAGACGTCGTAATGTTGTTTCTCGTTATGACGCCGATTACAGTGATGACGAGTTGAGCAGTGAGGAAGAACTATGGGGAGATTCGAAAAGAAACTCACTTCGTAGCACTGATCACTGCTATGATGACCGTGATGATTTGTTTTTTGAATCTGATGACGATGGCGAGGACGATGATTTAGATAatgatattttgcaaaattctGATGAAG ATACTGAAGATGCAAGTGAAACGGATATGGCTACGTTGGAAGAGGAGATATCAGAAATGAAGGAACA aATGTATCAAGAGAAAATCAAAGAACTGAAGGGAAAACTTGAGAAGTTGCAAAATA AAACACTTCCAGAATTTGTTTGCAAACTTGAAGagctacaaaaacaaaaagaagaatgGATTCGAAGAGCTT atgCCTTCAAAGCATACGAG GAACGCGAAATTGAACGAGAATATGAGCGCGAAAAGAAACTGTCGAAACAAGATTTCGAG CAAAAGAAAGACGAGCTGAAAGAGATATTAATAAACGAGCTTCACGAAAAGAAGAAAATGATCGAGACGGAAAAGTCTACTTTGGAGCTCACGGGAGGAATGAATTCCATATTACCGCTAGAAGTCAAACCTGCCGTCACACGAAAACTTCGACGTCGTCCGAATGATCCGCCACCCGTAACAGAGAAGAAACGCAAAACAGCCACGATGCAGTTAAATATCTTACTCACGGAAGAACAAGTACTCGCCGACCTGAAAAAACTGAATAAACATCACAAAAGTCCTCCAGAAGAAAAGCCGATACTAAAAAACGTAAAAACCG ACAATAAATGCGATCCAGCGGTGTTTCCGGACGGTTCTGACGCCAAAATTAAAGatgaaaaactatattttaacaaagaatg GTATCAAAGTGGAGATCCTATATATCTAAATACCAGAGACCGTGAAAGATTCAA TGCGCAAATACATTCAATAACAAGCAAGGGAGAG ATTTGGATTAAGAAGCTTACTGAAGGAACCCGTCTAAAAATATACGTTGGACATTTACAACGCGGAAAGTACGCGATTGAGAGAAGGGATATGAATAATACGAAGAAATAG